A window of the Streptomyces sp. NBC_00454 genome harbors these coding sequences:
- a CDS encoding tetratricopeptide repeat protein, protein MAESRLIQGRYRSLDLIGRGGMGEVWRARDESLGRHVAVKCLKPIGPEQDAHFTQVLRERFRREARVAASLQHRGVTVVHDFGDDSASGGPLYLVMELLEGRNLSQLLEDNEARPLPVDVVVDIAEQMAAALGYTHDQGVVHRDLKPANIMRLTDGTVKICDFGIARLAADIGFTAKLTGGGMAMGTPHYMSPEQIAGGEVDHRSDLYSLGCVLYEIATGAPPFDLGDSWSVLVGHRDTAPVPPREHRPELPGYFERLVLDLLAKRPEDRPDDARRLHRLLVEARLGPGVLPGGPSGAGAALPGWADGMTAGRKAGLAARPASGEWAVLTGSWTAARSGAHQPDGSAGAPSAGVDTGSGAGSDTGSGASAESAAESAAGCLPGSAAGLPDAASAAVRPDGGAAPAPGPGSASASASAPGSGTGAAPVPALSVVRPRPAEDPRLTAAYGLPRGPGADPTGTAALAAGHTRAFALSRAGRTHEALAVYAAVADGRARVLGPDHPDTLAARQEAAYETGLLGRHQEAYEGYRAVLAARERTVGPHHPDTLRCRHNLACALGALGRYAEAHTTAARVAADRAAALGAEHADTLLTRYEVAYALGRLERWEEALEGFRHVAAVRERVLGRDHPDTLAARYESGIALGRTGRSAEALELFRSLVADRTRAYGATDPETLRARHVLGVNLGRLERWEEAVAEARQVAAARAKALGPEHPDTLVSRRELAVGLGRLGRWDEALPVYRELSGIRERSLGDDHPDTVAAHADEAHCLERLGQVCYQEP, encoded by the coding sequence ATGGCGGAGTCCAGACTGATCCAAGGCCGGTACCGGTCCCTCGACCTGATCGGCCGCGGCGGCATGGGCGAGGTGTGGCGGGCCCGCGACGAGTCGCTGGGGCGGCACGTGGCCGTCAAATGCCTCAAGCCCATAGGGCCCGAGCAGGACGCCCACTTCACCCAGGTGCTGCGCGAGCGCTTCCGCCGCGAGGCGCGCGTCGCCGCGTCCCTCCAGCACCGGGGCGTCACCGTCGTCCACGACTTCGGTGACGACAGCGCCTCCGGAGGTCCCCTCTACCTCGTCATGGAGCTGCTCGAAGGCCGCAACCTCAGCCAGCTCCTGGAGGACAACGAAGCGCGCCCGCTCCCCGTGGACGTGGTCGTCGACATCGCCGAGCAGATGGCGGCCGCCCTCGGCTACACCCACGACCAGGGCGTGGTCCACCGTGACCTGAAGCCCGCCAACATCATGCGGCTCACCGACGGCACGGTGAAGATCTGCGACTTCGGCATCGCCCGCCTCGCCGCCGACATCGGCTTCACCGCGAAGCTGACCGGCGGCGGCATGGCCATGGGGACCCCGCACTACATGTCGCCCGAGCAGATCGCGGGCGGCGAGGTCGACCACCGCAGCGACCTCTACTCCCTCGGCTGCGTCCTCTACGAGATCGCCACCGGGGCGCCGCCGTTCGACCTCGGCGACTCCTGGTCCGTGCTCGTGGGCCACCGCGACACCGCGCCCGTGCCGCCGCGCGAGCACCGCCCCGAACTGCCCGGCTACTTCGAGCGGCTGGTGCTCGACCTGCTGGCCAAGCGGCCCGAGGACCGGCCGGACGATGCCCGTCGGCTCCACCGGCTCCTCGTCGAGGCCCGGCTCGGCCCCGGCGTGCTCCCGGGCGGGCCGTCCGGCGCGGGGGCCGCGCTGCCCGGATGGGCCGACGGGATGACCGCCGGGCGCAAGGCGGGCCTCGCGGCCCGCCCCGCGAGCGGGGAGTGGGCCGTCCTGACCGGCTCCTGGACGGCCGCGCGCTCCGGCGCGCACCAGCCCGACGGGTCTGCCGGGGCGCCTTCGGCGGGGGTCGACACGGGATCCGGCGCGGGATCCGACACCGGGTCCGGAGCATCGGCCGAATCCGCCGCCGAATCCGCCGCCGGGTGCCTGCCCGGGTCCGCCGCCGGGCTCCCGGACGCGGCGTCCGCCGCCGTACGCCCGGACGGCGGTGCCGCGCCCGCTCCGGGGCCTGGCTCCGCCTCCGCCTCCGCCTCCGCCCCGGGTTCCGGCACTGGTGCCGCCCCCGTCCCCGCCCTGTCCGTCGTCCGGCCGCGCCCCGCCGAGGACCCGCGGCTCACCGCCGCCTACGGGCTCCCGCGCGGCCCCGGCGCCGACCCCACCGGCACCGCCGCGCTCGCAGCCGGCCACACCCGGGCCTTCGCCCTCAGCCGGGCCGGCCGCACGCACGAGGCCCTCGCCGTGTACGCGGCCGTGGCCGACGGCAGGGCCCGGGTCCTCGGCCCGGACCACCCCGACACCCTCGCCGCGCGGCAGGAGGCGGCGTACGAGACGGGCCTGCTCGGCCGCCACCAGGAGGCCTACGAGGGCTACCGCGCGGTGCTGGCCGCCCGCGAGCGGACCGTGGGACCGCACCACCCCGACACCCTGCGCTGCCGGCACAACCTGGCCTGCGCCCTCGGCGCCCTCGGCCGCTACGCCGAGGCCCACACCACCGCCGCCCGGGTCGCGGCGGACCGGGCGGCCGCCCTGGGCGCGGAGCACGCGGACACCCTGCTCACCCGGTACGAGGTGGCGTACGCGCTCGGCCGCCTGGAGCGCTGGGAAGAGGCCCTGGAGGGCTTCCGGCACGTGGCCGCCGTACGGGAGCGGGTGCTGGGCCGCGACCACCCCGACACGCTGGCCGCACGGTACGAGTCAGGCATCGCGCTGGGCCGTACCGGCCGCTCGGCCGAGGCCCTGGAGCTGTTCCGGTCCCTGGTCGCCGACCGCACCCGCGCCTACGGGGCCACCGACCCCGAAACCCTGCGCGCCCGGCACGTCCTCGGGGTCAACCTGGGGCGCCTGGAGCGCTGGGAGGAGGCCGTGGCCGAGGCCCGGCAGGTGGCCGCGGCACGGGCGAAGGCGCTCGGCCCCGAACACCCCGACACGCTGGTCAGCCGCCGGGAACTCGCCGTGGGACTGGGCCGGCTGGGCCGCTGGGACGAGGCCCTGCCCGTCTACCGGGAACTCTCCGGCATCCGCGAACGATCCCTCGGCGACGACCACCCCGACACGGTCGCCGCCCACGCCGACGAAGCGCACTGTCTGGAGCGGCTGGGTCAGGTGTGTTACCAAGAGCCATGA
- a CDS encoding acyl-CoA dehydrogenase family protein — protein MHLEYTPEQQQLRTELRAYFAELVPEDVYGRYEDPAAQKRFYRETIRRLGADGWLGVGWPKEYGGRGMSPMDQFIFFDEAAQAVVPLPLMALNTVGPTIMQFGTDEQKAYFLPKILAGEIDFAIGYSEPDAGTDLAALKCKAVREGDEETGTYVVNGQKIWTTNGDTADWVWLAVRTDPDAPAHKGITMLLVPTSDPGYSCTLINTLASHDTTASYYENIRVPANRRVGEENKGWRLITNQLNHERVTLAAHGTMAIRALHDVQRWAADTKLADGRRVIDLSWVRGRLARTHARLDAMKLLNWQMVNAVQDGTLTPQDASAVKVYGSEARRDAYAWLMEVVGAAGSLKDGSAGAVLHGELERGYRSAVIFTFGGGNNEIQREIISWIGLGMPRVRR, from the coding sequence GTGCACCTCGAATACACGCCTGAGCAGCAGCAGTTGCGCACCGAGCTGCGCGCCTACTTCGCCGAGCTGGTCCCCGAGGACGTCTACGGCCGGTACGAGGACCCGGCCGCGCAGAAGCGCTTCTACCGGGAGACCATCCGCCGGCTCGGGGCCGACGGCTGGCTCGGGGTCGGCTGGCCGAAGGAGTACGGCGGCCGCGGCATGTCGCCGATGGACCAGTTCATCTTCTTCGACGAGGCCGCGCAGGCCGTCGTACCGCTACCGCTGATGGCGCTCAACACCGTCGGGCCGACCATCATGCAGTTCGGCACCGACGAGCAGAAGGCGTACTTCCTCCCCAAGATCCTGGCCGGGGAGATCGACTTCGCCATCGGCTACAGCGAGCCCGACGCGGGCACCGACCTCGCCGCCCTCAAGTGCAAGGCCGTCCGCGAGGGCGACGAGGAGACCGGCACCTACGTGGTCAACGGACAGAAGATCTGGACCACCAACGGCGACACCGCCGACTGGGTCTGGCTCGCCGTCCGCACCGACCCCGACGCCCCCGCCCACAAGGGCATCACCATGCTCCTCGTCCCGACCAGCGACCCCGGCTACTCCTGCACCCTCATCAACACCCTCGCCTCGCACGACACCACCGCCAGCTACTACGAGAACATCCGCGTCCCCGCGAACCGCCGAGTCGGCGAGGAGAACAAGGGCTGGCGGCTGATCACCAACCAGCTCAACCACGAGCGCGTCACCCTCGCCGCCCACGGCACCATGGCCATCCGCGCCCTGCACGACGTACAGCGCTGGGCCGCCGACACCAAGCTCGCCGACGGCCGCCGCGTCATCGACCTCTCCTGGGTCCGGGGCCGCCTGGCGCGCACCCACGCCCGCCTCGACGCGATGAAGCTGCTGAACTGGCAGATGGTCAACGCCGTCCAGGACGGCACCCTCACCCCGCAGGACGCCTCCGCCGTCAAGGTCTACGGCTCCGAGGCGCGCAGGGACGCGTACGCCTGGCTGATGGAGGTCGTCGGCGCGGCCGGCTCCCTCAAGGACGGCTCCGCGGGCGCGGTCCTCCACGGCGAACTGGAACGCGGCTACCGCAGCGCGGTCATCTTCACCTTCGGCGGCGGCAACAACGAGATCCAGCGCGAGATCATCTCGTGGATCGGCCTCGGCATGCCGCGGGTGCGCCGCTGA
- a CDS encoding ketose-bisphosphate aldolase — translation MSLVCAGALVREAAARGRAVAAFNIITLEHAEAVVAGAEAAQVPVILQLSENAVKFRGGQLLPISRAAVAVAEAAGVPVGLHLDHVKSSDLLRQAVDAGFSSVMYDAAHLSYAENLEATRSAADWAHVNGLWIEAELGEVGGKNGAAPLDPHAPGARTDPDEARRFVADSGVDALAVAIGSSHAMTSRTAALDHALLARLAKTVDVPLVLHGSSGLPDGELAAAVAGGIRKVNIGTALNVAMTEAIRTHLTPADPRPYLTAARTAMKSATVAMISALN, via the coding sequence ATGAGCCTCGTCTGTGCCGGAGCGCTCGTCCGCGAAGCGGCCGCGAGGGGGCGGGCCGTGGCCGCCTTCAACATCATCACGCTGGAGCACGCCGAAGCCGTCGTCGCGGGCGCCGAAGCGGCCCAAGTGCCCGTGATCCTCCAACTCAGCGAGAACGCCGTCAAGTTCAGGGGCGGGCAGCTGCTGCCCATCTCCCGTGCGGCGGTGGCCGTGGCCGAGGCCGCCGGGGTTCCGGTCGGCCTGCACCTGGACCACGTCAAGAGCTCCGACCTGCTGCGCCAGGCCGTGGACGCCGGATTCAGCTCGGTGATGTACGACGCCGCGCACCTCTCCTACGCCGAGAACCTGGAGGCAACCCGCTCCGCCGCCGACTGGGCGCACGTCAACGGGTTGTGGATCGAAGCCGAGTTGGGCGAGGTCGGCGGAAAGAACGGGGCCGCGCCGCTGGACCCGCACGCACCCGGCGCCCGTACCGATCCGGACGAGGCGCGGCGGTTCGTCGCGGACTCCGGAGTGGACGCGCTGGCCGTGGCGATCGGCAGCAGCCACGCCATGACCAGCCGGACCGCGGCCCTGGACCACGCGCTGCTCGCCCGGCTCGCCAAGACGGTCGACGTGCCCCTGGTGCTGCACGGCTCCTCGGGCCTGCCGGACGGGGAACTCGCGGCAGCCGTCGCCGGAGGCATCCGCAAGGTCAACATCGGCACCGCGCTCAACGTGGCGATGACCGAAGCGATCCGCACGCATCTGACCCCGGCGGACCCGCGCCCGTATTTGACCGCCGCACGGACGGCTATGAAATCAGCCACTGTGGCTATGATCAGCGCCCTGAACTGA
- a CDS encoding SDR family NAD(P)-dependent oxidoreductase: MRTGMGTGTGTGQLDGKVAVVTGGSAGIGLATAHRFVREGARVFITGRREAELAAAVAELGGTPAAVGVRGDVSRVADLERLYAAVADAGCEAIDVLVVNAGGGPAGGFADFTEEQFDATSDLNFRGAFFTVQRALPLLRDGASVILLGSAAGSSASTRYGVYAAAKAAVRSLARSLALELAGRSIRVNTLSPGPIDTPALAQAPAAVRERATAGVPLGRAGRPEEVAAAALFLASRESSFITGIELFVDGGAGQV, encoded by the coding sequence ATGCGTACGGGTATGGGTACGGGTACGGGTACGGGTCAGCTCGACGGCAAGGTCGCCGTCGTCACGGGCGGCTCGGCGGGCATCGGCCTGGCGACCGCGCACCGGTTCGTCCGGGAGGGCGCCCGCGTCTTCATCACCGGCAGGCGGGAAGCCGAACTGGCCGCGGCGGTCGCGGAGCTGGGCGGGACCCCCGCAGCCGTCGGCGTGCGCGGGGACGTCTCCCGGGTCGCGGACCTGGAGCGGCTCTACGCGGCGGTCGCGGACGCGGGCTGCGAGGCGATCGACGTGCTGGTCGTCAACGCGGGCGGCGGACCGGCCGGCGGGTTCGCCGATTTCACCGAGGAGCAGTTCGACGCCACCTCGGACCTGAACTTCCGGGGCGCCTTCTTCACCGTCCAGCGCGCCCTGCCCCTGCTGCGCGACGGCGCTTCGGTGATCCTGCTGGGCTCGGCGGCCGGTTCCTCGGCGTCCACGCGGTACGGGGTGTACGCCGCCGCCAAGGCGGCCGTACGGTCGCTCGCGCGCAGCCTCGCGCTGGAGCTGGCGGGGCGCTCGATCCGGGTCAACACCCTCAGCCCGGGGCCGATCGACACCCCCGCCCTGGCCCAGGCGCCGGCCGCCGTACGGGAGCGGGCGACCGCCGGGGTTCCGCTGGGCCGGGCCGGACGCCCGGAGGAGGTGGCCGCGGCGGCCCTCTTCCTGGCCTCGCGGGAGAGCAGCTTCATCACGGGCATCGAACTCTTCGTGGACGGCGGGGCCGGGCAGGTCTGA
- a CDS encoding oxygenase MpaB family protein: MSAADGGPDPGLYGPGSVTWQCHGDPMMWIAGVRALYLQALHPRAVRGVMENSDFRRDAWGRLLRTADFVGTLTYGTTEAAEQAGARVRKIHRTLSATDPVTGERFPVDDPELLLWVHCAQIDSFLHIIRRSGIPLGPGQADRYVAENRVNARLVGLDPSEVPGDTAALAAYFERIRPELAAGPDARAVDEFLRSPPIHPLLVPGRNLVWRPLAALAYGSLPAYAHQLYGRPAPAPRSVTRRLRLTGSLLRSIPAGLRWQLPPGHILKAMRRMGPGSRPSPYTLRTAAAILDRPGRA, from the coding sequence ATGAGTGCAGCGGACGGCGGCCCCGACCCGGGGCTCTACGGGCCCGGGTCCGTCACGTGGCAGTGCCACGGCGACCCGATGATGTGGATCGCCGGGGTCCGCGCCCTCTACCTCCAGGCCCTGCATCCGCGCGCCGTCCGGGGGGTGATGGAGAACTCCGACTTCCGGCGGGACGCCTGGGGCCGGCTGCTCCGTACCGCCGACTTCGTCGGCACCCTCACCTACGGCACCACCGAGGCCGCCGAGCAGGCCGGGGCCCGCGTCCGGAAGATCCACCGCACGCTGTCCGCGACCGACCCCGTCACCGGGGAGCGGTTCCCCGTCGACGACCCCGAGCTGCTCCTGTGGGTCCACTGCGCGCAGATAGACAGCTTCCTGCACATCATCCGCCGCTCCGGCATCCCGCTCGGCCCCGGTCAGGCGGACCGCTATGTGGCCGAGAACCGTGTCAACGCCCGCCTCGTCGGGCTCGACCCGTCCGAGGTCCCGGGGGACACGGCGGCCCTCGCCGCCTACTTCGAGCGGATCCGCCCCGAGCTCGCCGCCGGGCCCGACGCCCGCGCCGTCGACGAGTTCCTGCGGAGCCCGCCGATCCACCCGCTCCTGGTCCCTGGCCGAAATCTGGTGTGGCGCCCGCTCGCCGCCCTGGCCTACGGATCCCTCCCCGCCTACGCGCACCAGCTGTACGGCCGCCCCGCACCGGCCCCGCGCAGCGTCACCAGGCGCCTGCGCCTCACCGGTAGCCTGTTGCGCAGCATTCCCGCAGGTCTGCGCTGGCAGCTGCCTCCAGGTCACATCTTGAAAGCGATGCGCCGCATGGGCCCCGGGAGCCGCCCCTCCCCGTACACACTTCGTACGGCGGCGGCCATACTGGACCGGCCGGGGAGGGCGTAG
- a CDS encoding zinc-binding dehydrogenase → MRAAVLEEGRFLVREHPDPVPGPGQALVETAACGICGSDLSAVAHTAEFLRASRDSGTTSFLFDPARPLVMGHEFSGRVLSYGPGATGPEPGTGVVGLPWAVDPGGSVRTVGYSNAFPGGFGERIVVQARALLPVPDSLDLELASLTEPLAVGFGNIARSAAGRGTPAVVIGCGPVGLGAIAALLERGAEPVVASDPSALRRAAALRLGAHAVVDPAGRDPVGHCAELAGPRPRPTVVVNCVGVPGMLNQLLHTVPRGTEILQIGGVMTEDVIRPVVGIYKDVTIRMCLTYPPEEFGATLGRLADGRIDPGSLVTGEAGFGGLDAAFASLRRPEEHIKVLIRPGLTGTGVMAR, encoded by the coding sequence TTGAGGGCGGCCGTGCTCGAAGAGGGCCGCTTCCTCGTGCGCGAGCACCCGGATCCGGTACCCGGCCCCGGGCAGGCGCTCGTGGAGACCGCCGCCTGCGGGATCTGCGGCTCCGACCTGAGCGCGGTGGCGCACACCGCCGAATTCCTGCGGGCCTCCCGCGACAGCGGCACCACCAGCTTCCTCTTCGACCCCGCCCGGCCGCTGGTGATGGGCCACGAGTTCTCCGGCCGGGTCCTGTCCTACGGGCCCGGCGCGACCGGTCCCGAGCCGGGCACCGGGGTCGTCGGCCTGCCCTGGGCGGTGGACCCGGGCGGGAGCGTGCGCACCGTCGGCTACAGCAACGCCTTCCCCGGCGGATTCGGCGAGCGGATCGTCGTACAGGCCCGGGCGCTGCTGCCCGTCCCGGACTCCCTCGACCTCGAACTGGCCTCCCTCACCGAACCGTTGGCCGTCGGCTTCGGCAACATCGCCCGCAGCGCGGCCGGCCGGGGCACCCCGGCCGTGGTCATCGGCTGCGGACCGGTCGGCCTCGGCGCCATCGCCGCACTGCTGGAGCGCGGAGCGGAACCCGTCGTCGCCTCCGACCCCTCCGCCCTGCGGCGGGCGGCGGCGCTGCGGCTCGGCGCGCACGCGGTGGTGGACCCGGCCGGGCGGGACCCCGTAGGGCACTGCGCGGAACTCGCGGGACCGCGGCCGCGCCCCACCGTGGTCGTCAACTGCGTAGGCGTGCCGGGCATGCTCAACCAACTCCTCCACACCGTTCCGCGCGGCACCGAGATCCTGCAGATCGGCGGGGTGATGACCGAGGACGTGATCCGCCCGGTGGTCGGCATCTACAAGGACGTCACGATCCGCATGTGCCTGACCTACCCGCCCGAGGAGTTCGGCGCCACCCTCGGCCGCCTCGCCGACGGCCGCATCGATCCGGGGTCCCTGGTCACGGGGGAAGCGGGATTCGGCGGCCTGGACGCGGCCTTCGCCTCCCTGCGCCGCCCGGAGGAGCACATCAAGGTCCTGATCCGCCCGGGGCTCACGGGAACCGGGGTGATGGCCCGCTGA
- a CDS encoding LLM class flavin-dependent oxidoreductase produces MPQSHPQQQARPQPYLPHRFGVFLAPYHHPDRDPALQLRRDLDLVGDLDRLGYDEVWAGEHHSAGYEIIASPELFLAAAAERTGRIMLGTGVNSLPYHQPLILADRICQLDQQSRGRAMLGVGPGQLPSDAFMMGVDPGRSREMMADSLDAIVRLLRGETVTAATDWFALEEARLQLGPYRGRELEIAVASAVSPTGAVLAGRHGVGMLSLAAADPAGYGALGANWAAHERACAEAGHPAERSAWRLVTPVHLAETREQALREAEYGTPDLVEYIEKLGGTRLEGCATPAGAVERWTTEGLPTFGRAVIGTAEDAVERIAQLADRTGGFGTFLILQLDLAEPAAALRSLELFAERVVPRLTGHADARRAALEWAGRNSGRFVEAVRKSTMEAIARKGEVR; encoded by the coding sequence ATGCCGCAGTCGCATCCGCAACAGCAGGCTCGCCCGCAGCCGTATCTCCCGCACCGCTTCGGGGTGTTCCTCGCCCCCTACCACCACCCCGACCGGGACCCGGCGCTCCAGCTGCGCCGGGACCTCGACCTCGTCGGCGACCTCGACCGGCTCGGGTACGACGAGGTCTGGGCGGGGGAGCACCACTCCGCCGGGTACGAGATCATCGCCTCGCCCGAGCTGTTCCTCGCGGCCGCCGCCGAGCGGACCGGGCGGATCATGCTCGGCACCGGGGTCAACTCCCTTCCGTACCACCAGCCGCTGATCCTCGCCGACCGGATCTGCCAGCTGGACCAGCAGTCCCGGGGACGCGCCATGCTGGGGGTCGGCCCCGGTCAACTGCCCTCCGACGCCTTCATGATGGGGGTGGACCCGGGTCGCTCCCGCGAGATGATGGCCGACTCGCTCGATGCGATCGTGCGGCTGCTGCGCGGGGAGACCGTGACCGCCGCCACCGACTGGTTCGCCCTGGAGGAGGCCCGGCTCCAGCTCGGCCCCTACCGGGGTCGGGAGCTGGAGATCGCGGTCGCCTCCGCCGTATCGCCCACCGGGGCGGTGCTCGCCGGACGCCACGGGGTCGGCATGCTCTCGCTGGCCGCCGCCGACCCGGCCGGATACGGGGCGCTCGGCGCCAACTGGGCCGCCCACGAGCGGGCCTGCGCCGAAGCGGGGCACCCGGCCGAACGCTCCGCCTGGCGGCTGGTCACCCCGGTGCACCTCGCCGAGACCCGTGAACAGGCGCTGCGCGAAGCCGAGTACGGCACGCCCGATCTGGTGGAGTACATCGAGAAGCTGGGCGGTACCCGCCTGGAGGGCTGTGCCACCCCGGCCGGCGCCGTCGAGCGGTGGACCACCGAGGGGCTGCCCACCTTCGGCCGGGCTGTCATCGGCACCGCCGAGGACGCCGTCGAGCGGATCGCCCAACTGGCCGACAGGACCGGTGGATTCGGGACCTTCCTGATCCTCCAGCTGGACCTCGCCGAACCGGCGGCCGCCCTGCGCAGCCTGGAACTCTTCGCCGAACGGGTCGTGCCCCGGCTCACCGGACACGCCGATGCCCGCCGCGCCGCTCTGGAGTGGGCCGGCCGCAACAGCGGGCGGTTCGTCGAAGCCGTGCGGAAGTCCACCATGGAAGCCATCGCCCGCAAGGGGGAGGTCCGTTGA